A genomic segment from Gracilinanus agilis isolate LMUSP501 chromosome 1, AgileGrace, whole genome shotgun sequence encodes:
- the SNAP29 gene encoding synaptosomal-associated protein 29 has product MSAYPKNYNPFDDDADDEDLKPVKWKNEEDFSDKPREPLDRQQYLRQEVLRRTEASVESTNRSLSSIYESEKVGIASSEELMRQRGVLQRTEQMVDKMDQDLKTSQRHINNIKSMFGGLVNYFKSKPADAAPPQNGVADSQPNTRLKEAIVTSKEQEENYQASHPNLRRLQSSDAIMGGSSSAISTDAYPKNQHLRAYHQKIDSNLDEMSKGLGRLKDIALGMQTEIEEQDDIIDRLNTKVDKLDINIKSTDKKVRQL; this is encoded by the exons ATGTCGGCTTATCCCAAAAATTACAATCCATTTGATGATGACGCGGATGATGAAGACTTAAAGCCTGTGAAATGGAAGAATGAAGAGGATTTCTCCGATAAGCCTAGGGAGCCTCTGGACAGACAACAATACCTGCGGCAGGAAGTGCTGAGGCGGACAGAGGCTTCTGTGGAGAGCACCAACAGGTCCCTTTCCTCCATTTATGAATCAGAGAAGGTTGGAATTGCTTCATCTGAG GAGCTCATGCGTCAGCGGGGAGTGCTTCAGCGCACAGAACAGATGGTGGACAAGATGGACCAGGACTTAAAGACTAGCCAGAGGCACATTAACAACATCAAGAGCATGTTTGGGGGCCTGGTCAATTACTTTAAGTCCAAGCCTGCCGACGCCGCACCCCCCCAGAATGGCGTCGCCGACTCCCAGCCTAACACACG ACTGAAAGAAGCCATAGTCACAAGCAAAGAACAAGAGGAGAATTATCAGGCGAGCCACCCTAACCTGAGAAGGCTGCAGAGTTCAG ACGCTATCATGGGTGGGTCCAGCTCCGCCATCAGCACTGACGCCTATCCAAAGAATCAACATCTCCGAGCCTATCACCAAAAAATAGATAGCAATCTCG ATGAGATGTCCAAGGGACTTGGCCGGCTCAAGGACATTGCCTTGGGAATGCAGACTGAAATTGAAGAACAAGACGACATCATTGACCGACTCAACACTAAAGTTGACAAGCTAGACATAAATATCAAAAGCACAGACAAAAAAGTCCGGCAGCTTTAG